The Besnoitia besnoiti strain Bb-Ger1 chromosome Unknown contig00168, whole genome shotgun sequence DNA window tggtggtgtactgcaatcataaagaacttggttgtctgtatctcataaccggagtcatcttcagtattctaggaactataatgtctttgtttattcgatttgagtgaacacataagatcatcgaatttaacggtatgctcctgaaagtaacgtacaagctgtaaacaaaggactccttaacttaaactgaggagtcaagtaggtacaaaccgtacaaggattaattatgtccatctgtgcatctaagttgagactatcggttatatattttagacgctaacttcccggctaaactttgacttattaaaccagcctgggatcataaaagtactatgtatggtaagattgagcgtggactatcgaatgaaacatgtgctccaacgctagtctaagtctctaacataccttttacctacaactgtacggaacgtaacaaacctccaggcaaagaacttggtattctgttctaattccccgtggtaaacacagtcaacgaatggcggaaggagcattcatatgttatgcagtgtcttaggagagatactctagatttagcattcatctacagctacggtaactgttgtgtttaaatagcggttaacctttccttttccttacgtactcagggcatgcaataccaatcagataacaactgaagctagactccatgttacacttactaaaatgggattcctaggttgatataaactacctttttctgggagtatatactacgagttggactactggtttagatcttgaaggtctttgtttaccggatccaagttctcttgtgcttttcatgaccatcatgttaagtgcattaagtatagtggtatccagcgtatatttgaaaaaccaacatttgtatacaagctgtacgaatatcatgacattcactttggtagtcgccttcttaatgttagtctgtacggaatacttaggactatctctttatattaatgataatgcatttggtaatggacttttcatcttaactggtatacattttagccatgttattgttggagctatccttgtattcttcactcaaagtatctatagttctttagttacttacatgcctacaagctctataatgctaagcaaatctaaaggtatgttatgcaagatctttacagaaccattcactattttatatctacactttgtagaaaccatgtggatattaatccacattacattctatctctaaatcatataacggtcgtaaggtacgccggggataacaggtcagataatattgggagttctaatcctcggattgtatcagcacctccatgtcggctcattactcccttgttattga harbors:
- a CDS encoding cytochrome c oxidase subunit iii subfamily protein (encoded by transcript BESB_031600), which encodes MTIMLSALSIVVSSVYLKNQHLYTSCTNIMTFTLVVAFLMLVCTEYLGLSLYINDNAFGNGLFILTGIHFSHVIVGAILVFFTQSIYSSLVTYMPTSSIMLSKSKGMLCKIFTEPFTILYLHFVETMWILIHITFYL